The genomic DNA CATGGCGTATCCGCGTGCGATGAAGGTGTAGCCCGAGGAAATCGCCAGCCCAATCGGATTCACCGCGTCGATGATGGCCGGCTCCGGCATGCTCTTGACCTGCATCCCGCGCTGCATCGTCGGAGAGGCCTGGCCCTTGGTGAGGCCATAGACGCCGTTGTTGTGCACAAGGTAGGTGAAGTCGACGTTGCGGCGGCCCGAGTTCACGAAATAGCCGGCCCCGATGCCATAACCGTCGCCGTCGCCGCCGACCGCCAGCACCTCGAGATCGCTGTTCGCCAGCTTCACGCCCGTCGCCACATTCAGCACGCGCCCGTGCAGCGTGTGGAGGCCATAGGTGCGCACGTAGTGCGGCAGCTTGCCTGAGCAGCCGATGCCCGACACCACCATCACGTCGTGCGGCGCGCGCCCGCGCTGGGCCAGCGCCTGCTTGACGGCGTTCAGAATGCCGAAGTCGCCGCAGCCTCCGCACCAGTCCGGGTGCGAGTCCGTGACGGCAAAGTCTTTCACGGTCGGAAGCGTCGCTACGGCCATGGCCATCCTTTGATTCGTGTGGGCGGTTGCCGATCAATCACGTTACGAGCCATGCGCCGCCGCCGCGACGGCTGCCGGCATCGGCGCCTGCCGCCGGATCGCCTCCGCAACCTCGTCCTGGGAGAACGGGCGGCCGGTGTATTTCAGCGCCTTTTCCTCGATCTGGATCCCCGTCTGCTCGGCAATCAGCAGGCCGAGTTGACCGGCGTAGTTGTCTTCGAGCAGCAGCAGTCGATTCGCGCGCTCCAGAATCTCGCGCACGGCCTCCGCGGGGAAGGGACGCAGCAGCCGGATTTGCAGGTTGTTGACCGTGATGTCCGACTCTCGCTCAATCTGCCGGATCGCGTCGCGGATCGGGCAGCGCGTTGAGCCCCACGAAACGATCGTGAGATCGGCGTCATCCGAACCGTGCAGCGTGAACTGCTGCGACTCCGGAATCTCGTCGAGCATTATGTCAAGCTTCTGCATTCGCTTGTCCATCTGCTCGATCCGGTTGTCGATGTCTTCCTCGATCCGGCCACGTTCGGTGTGCTCGTCGCTCGTGGTGACGAACTCACCGCCCGGCGTGCCGGGCACGGCGCGCGGGCTCACACCCGAGGCCGTGAGCTGGTGTCGACGATACGGCTCCGCCCCATTGACATCCCCGGTCCAGACGGCGCCCCGGTCCACCGGCAGTCCCTTCAATCCCAGGCTGTCGACCGTGAAGTGCGAGTTGGCGATGAACTTGTCGGCCAGCACCACCACCGGCACCTGGTACCGGTCTCCCCAGTTGAAGGCCAGATGCGTGTACTGCGCCGCCTCTTCCACGTCTCCCGGCGCCACAACGATGTGCGGAAACTCGCCATGGGCCGGTTGCAGCGCAAACCTGAGGTCCTGCTGCGAGTTGCGCGTCGGCAGGCCCGTGCTCGGACCGCCGCGCTGATACAACACGACCACCGGACCGGGCGCTTCGGTGATTGACGCGAACCCCATGCCCTCGGCCATCAGCGTGAAGCCGGGACCCGCCGTCGACGTGGACGCGCGAACGCCCGCGTGCGCCGCGCCCACGGCCATGTTCATCGACGCGACCTCGTCTTCGGCCTGGAGCACCACGATCGGCCAGTCCGCCTGCAACGCCTCCAGGTACACGCTCTCATCCGAGGCCGGAGCAATCGGGTAGTAGGTCTGAAAGGCGCAGCCGGCGTGCAGCTTGGCGATGCCGATGGCCTCGTGCCCCGCCACCAGCATCCGGGCCGGCTGATCGTCGCAGGGGTGCAGCGTCTGGGAGAACCCGGCGTCGCCCAGGATGTCGTGCGCCGCCTCCCAGGCGTGCTGCAGGACCGACCGGTTAATTGGCACCAGATTCTGATGCCGTTCCGGCAAGCGCTCGGCCACGATCGGAATCACGCGATCCACGTCGAAGTCGAGCAGCGCGCAGCACGCGCCCAGGGGCACCATGTTGGCCATCACCGCGTGACGGCGCGCGTTGTATTCGAGACCGTGCTCCTCGACGGCAGAGCGCACGATGTCGTCGTAGGGCAGCGACAGCAGCCGCACGTCGTCGCGCCCCAGGGTTTCGGTGGTAATGCCGACCTTGGCGTCTACCACGATCGCACCGCCCGGCACCACTTCATGGAGGTGGCCCTTGTGCGACTGGTAGTCCTGGTGCGGATCGGTGCCGTAGATCGTCTCGGAATCCAGCGCCAGCAACACGTCCACTCGTTCCACGTGCGAGGTGATCGGCTCGTCGGCCGTACGGATGCGAAAGAAGATGTGCCTGCCGTGGATGTTGGAGTGGTACTCAACGTTGGTGAAAACGAACAGCCCCGCGCGCGAGCAGGCCTTCATGAAGATCTCTGACGCTGGGTTCACGCCGCTTCCGGCCGGTCCGCCAACCATCAGAGAAAGATCGCTCGGGGGCATCACCGCTCCTTGCAGGCTACGAGGGAGTGCGCGCGCATCCGCGCGGCACGGCGCACTGCGACAAGGTCGCGTGCACTGGTCGCTCTGACTCCATTATCAATGCTTCGGCCCCGCGAGGCTAGCGGAGCTCGGCAGCCAGCAACTCGACAGCCTCCCGCGGGGTATCGCCCACGCGCACCCCGGCCTCCCGCAGGGCCGCCTCTTTGCCCGCGGCCGTGCCTTCCGAGCCTGACACGATGGCCCCCGCGTGTCCCATCCGGCGCTCCGGCGGAGCGGTCTTGCCGGCGATGAAGGCGCTGACCGGCTTCGTCACCCGCTCGCTGATGAACCGCGCCGCCTGCTCCTCGTCGCCGCCGCCAATCTCCCCCAGCAGCACAATCCCGTCCGTTTCGTCGTCTTGCTCGAAGAGCTCCAACACATCGGTGAAGCGCGTGCCGATGATCGGGTCGCCGCCGATGCCAACCGCCGCGGACTGTCCCAGACCGCTGTCGGTCAAGTGCTGCACCACTTCATAGGTCAGCGTGCCGCTGCGGCTGACGACGCCAACCCGTCCCGGCGCGTGAATCTCCCAGGGCATGATGCCCACCTTCACGTTCGCGCCCGGCACCGCGATGCCCGGGCAGTTGGGCCCGATCAGTCGCGATGCGGAGGCCCGCAGCACCGGCATCACGCGCAGCATGTCGATGGTCGGGATGCCCTCGGTGATGCAGACGATCAGCTCCATACCGGCCACGATGTCTTCCAAGATCGCGTCCGCCGCGAACGGCGGCGGCACGAAGATGCACGCCGCATTCGCTCCCGTGTCCGAAACCGCCTCGGCCATGGTGTTGAAGACCGGCACGTCGGACAGGCCGTCCACCGCGGCTCCCGCTCGACCGGGCGTGACGCCCGCCACTACCGCGGTTCCGGCCTCCGCCATGCGCTGCGCATGAAATGTGCCCTGCCGTCCCGTGATCCCCTGCACCACCACGCGCGCCGTCGCGTCGAGCAGGATGCTCATCGCACGGCCTCCACTGCCAGGCGGGCCGCGGCGTCCATCGACCGCTCGGCCTGGATGCCGGCGTCGGCCAGCAGACGCAGCCCCTCGGCCTCGTTGGTGCCCATCAGGCGCACCACCAGCGGCACGGCACGGGGCATGCTCTCGCGCGCCGCGAGCACCCCGCGGGCCACCTCGTCGGCACGGGTAATCCCGCCAAAGATGTTGACGAATACGGCCCGAACATTCGGATCGTCCAAGATAATGGCGAATGCGGCGCTCACGCGCTCCGCGCCGGCGCCGCCGCCAACGTCCAGGAAATTCGCCGGTTCGCCGCCGTAGTGCTTCACCACGTCCATGGTGGCCATGGCCAGGCCAGCGCCGTTGACCATGCACCCGATATCACCGTCGAGCTTGATGTAGCTGATGCCCGCGTCACGCGCGCGCGCCTCCGCCGGCTCCTCGGCCTCGGCGTCCCGCAGCTGTTCCAGTTCGGGACGCCGTCCCAGCGCGTTGTCGTCGATGTTCAGTTTGGCGTCGATGGCCCACAGCTTGCCGTCCGGGCTAACGACGAGCGGGTTCACCTCCGCCAGCGACGCGTCGCACTCCACGAAGACCCGAACCAGCCCGTCCAGGATGCGAACGAAACTCAGCACTTGCCGTCCGCCAAGCCCGAGCGCAAAGCCCACGCCGCGCGCCTGCCAGGCTTCCACGCCGCGCGCCACGTCGAACTCGATGCGCTGGATGGCCTCCGGCGTAGCCGCCGCGATCTCTTCGATATCAATGCCGCCGGACGCGCTCGCCATCACGACCGCCGATTGACGCTCGCGGTCGATGGTCACGCCCAGGTAGATCTCGCGGTCGATATCCACCGCCGGCGCCACCAGCACGCGCCGAACCCGTTCGCCTCGGATCTCGATCCCCAGGATCGCCTCGGCGGCTTCCCGAGCGGACTCGGGTCCGTCGGCCAGCTTCACGCCGCCGGCCTTGCCGCGACCGCCGGCCAAGACGAGCGCCTTCACGACCACCAGACCGTCGAATTCCGCGGCCGCGGCCGCCGCCTCGTCGGGCGTGGTCGCCACTCGGCTCGGCGGCACCGGCAGCCCCCGGTCGGCGAAGATCCGGCGGGCGTCGGACTCGTGGACCTTCACTCGGCGGCATCCTCGACGATCCAGGCGTCGAGCCCCCGCGAGTATTCCACCAGCTCCTGCGGGTCGAAGTGCAGCTCGATTTCTTCCCGTGCCGTTTCGGGCGCATCAGACGCATGAATCAGGTTGCGCAGGCCGGCCAGGGCGTAGTCGCCGCGGATCGTGCCCGCGGCGGCCTCGTGCGGTCGCGTCGCCCCAACAATCGCCCGTACAACCTGGATCGCCTCCGGACCTTGGAGCACCGCGGCGACCACCGGAGCGCTGGTCAGGTGCTGCACCAGATCGTCGAAAAAGAACTTGCCCTCGTGCACCGCATAGTGCCGGCGGGCCAGCGACTCCTCGATCTGCACGAGCTTTAGTCCGACGAACCGCAGGCCGCGGCGTTCAAACCGCGCCAGCAGCTCCATCCCAATGGCCCGCTGCAAGGCATCGGGCTTCAACAAGACCAGCGTGCGTTCCACGTGCGTCGTCCTCCTACCGTCGTCGGTGAGTTGCTGTCGGCGGCAATCCGGCAATCATGCCTGGCGCTCCAGCCGCTCGGTTACCGCGTTGCGCAGGCCATCGATATCCGCGTCGAGGCCCACCACAATGATCGCCTGCCAATCGCCAAGGCGCACGGCCAATCCCTGCTGCGCCTCGGTGAGGAACCACAGTTCATCGACCTGGCCCAAGCCCACGGTCTCCACCACCTGCTCCATCGTCCCAATACCCGACGCCAGCAGCCCCGGCGCCACCGGACTCACATTCTCGGCCAGCTTGCCCACCGGCGCCTCGCCGGCGCGCCAGACCACCGCGCCGTCGACATGATCGAGGTCCTTGAGGTCCGCCAGCAGGGCCTGCGCGTCAGACATCCGCCGCCTCCGGCGAATCGGCGGCGCGCAAATACGCCTCGGCGGCGGCCTGAGGACGGCGCGTGCGCATGCGGAAGTCGCCCAGCAACTGCCAGCCGGTCGCCGCGAATGCGGGCCGGCCGGCCGCTTCTTCGAGCAGAGCGTCAACATTCGCGGCGGGCAGTCCGTCGTCTTCCACGATCTCACGGAGCACGCGTTCCGCCTCGCGCCAGTCCTCCCGCCGAATCAGCTCCCGGGCCCAGTCGATCTGCGTAAACGCCGCTCCGTCGGGCGCCGCTGCCGGCTCCGCCTCGGAATCCCCATCGGGCATCGGCGGCCCATCGTCCGCCGCCTGCTCGGCGGTTGTCGGGGCCTGGTGGTCGGGGGTTGCTGACGGCGTCGCCGCCGATTCCGGCGCCCCATCCGTCGGGCGAATCGACGCCGGCACGTCAATCTGCGGCACATCGGGCAGCACCAGTCGATGAATCTCAAGCTGCGCCAGCATCTGCCGCGCTTCCAGGTATTCCGGATCGATTTCGCCCGCGCGACCCAGCAGGTCCTGCCCTTCGGCCATCCGCCCGCGCTCCGCCAGCACGTGCGCCAGCATCACGGCCGCCCGCACGCAGTCGTTCGCGCGGTCGAAGATGATTGTGCACTGCTCTTCGCATTGGGACAGTCGATTCAGCTGCCAAAGCGCCTCGGCCAGGGTCAGGCGGATGTCGATGCGGTCGGGCTCCTCGTCGAGCGCGCGCCGGGCATATCGCTCGGCGCTGCCCGGCCATCCGCTGCGCAAGTGAACGCGCGCGAACACCCCGGGCGTCATGGGCAACGCGTCGGCGTCCACACCAAGGATGTCCAGAGCCGACTCCAGGGACGCGTTGTCGCTGACGTCCGGCACCAGCTCCACCACGCGCCGCGCTTCATCCTGGGCCCGCGCATCGTCGTCGCGCTGCTTGAAAATCCGCGCCGTCGCCGCGGCGGCCCGGGCGTTCAGCGGCTCCGCCGAGGTTACGAACCGCAGGTCTTCCAGCGCCTGGTCGAGCTCGCCGTCGACCTCAGCCTTCAGGGCGCGGACCAGACGGGCCGACGCGTGGCGCGGGTAGCGCGCGATGACGTGCTCGGCGAGCTCCACGGCCCGATCCGACGCCCCCTCTCGAAACGCCTGCCGCGCCTGCTCGATGACCTCGCTTGGTCGCACGCCGATCAGGAATCCGGCGCGCCGGCGCCGTCGAAGTGGTGGGGGAGCACGGCGTCGTCGTCAACCGGCCCCGAGGCGGCCACGATCGGCCAGTCGTCGCTGAACAGCCGGCGCGCCCCTTGGACCACGCTCTCCGCGGTGACCGCGTCATATTTGGCCGTCACGCCGTCGGGCGTGAGCTGCTCGGTCTCGAGCAGCTGCTCGCGCAGCGCCCAACCGGCCACGGCATAGGTGTCTTCCATCGAGAGCTGGATTTCTCCCTTGATGACCTCGCGCGCGCGATCGACTTGGTCCTCCGTGACCCCGTCGTCGCGCACCGCGGCCAATTCGTCGAGCACGGCCTGCATCGCCTCGTTCAGAGTATCTGGCTCGGTCGCCGCCTCGATCACCATCGCCCCGGAATCCCTCGTCGCCGTGACCGACGCCAGCACCTCATACACGATGCCTCGCCGTTCCCGCAGCTCCTCGAACAAGCGCGACCCCATGCCCTCGCCCAGGATCGCGGTGAGCACGTCCACGTCATACCGCTGGGGATCGTGGCGCGACACGGCGCGTCCGGCAATGCCGAAGTACACGTGATCGGCCTCCCGCGAATCAACCACCGCCCGCGGCAACGGCGGGCCGTCCGGCTCATAGGACGGCCACACGGCCTCGCGCCCCGCCGGATGGTCGCCGATTCCCGCCTGAACGGCCGCCACGCCGTCGCCCGGATCCAGGTCGCCCGCCAGGCTCACCACCACGTTGGCGCCCGAGAACATGCGGCGCGCGTGGGCGCGCATCTGGTCCGGCGTGAACGTCTCCAGGTTCGCCGGCGTCCCCGCCACCTCGCGCCCCAGGCCGTGCCCGTGCCACAGGCGCGAGCGCAGCGAGCGCCGCACGGCTTCTTCCGGAACGTCGGCCGTCATGCCGATCTCATCCAGGATGACCCGGCGCTCCTTCTCGATTTCGCCGGCGTCGAACCGGGAGTGACCGATCATGTCCGTGATCACGTCCAGGGCGCTCCGCCAGTGAGGCGACGCCACTTTTGCCCAAATCACCGTCATTTCCGGCTCGGTCAGCGCGTTAATCATCCCGCCAAGGCGCTCCACGGAGGCCGCTATGTCGGTGTACGACGGGCGTCGCTGGGTGCCCTTGAAGAGCATGTGCTCCACGAAATGCGAAATCCCTTGCTCCGGCGGAGACTCGAAGCCCGAGCCGATGCGCGTGGCCGCGATCAGGGATACGGAACGCGCGTGCGGAACCGGAGTGACAAGCACATGAGCGCCGTTGGCCAGGCGCGATCGAGCGGTGCGGTGGTCGCGAAACGTGCTCAAGGCTCCGTCGGGAAGCAGGGGGATGGACCGGCGGAGACGCTAGCCGGCGCTGCGTCCGCCGCGCTGTTGGCGTCGCTGCCCGCCGGCCGCCTCGCGCTCGGCTTTGCGCTGCACGCGACCGCGCTTGGCGGTCTTGCGCCGCTTGCGCAGGGCAACCTTCTTCGGCTTGTTCACAATGCTCCTAAGATTGCGCGAACGACGTGAATGCCGCTCACGCCAACCCATGAATCATAGCAACGGCCCCGACGCCGCCCGTAGCCCGGACGGCGGTCCGGTCCCCGCTCCCTTGATGGACACTCTGCATAACCCCTCCGTCATTCCGGCGGAAGCCGGAATCCAGTCCGGCCGAAGCTCGAAGTTAGTGGCGGCTTCCCTCAGGCCACCGGACCCAGCCGGTTCCTTCTCCCTCACCAAGCACCTGGCGCAATTCCTCCGTCATTCCCGCGAAGAGCCTGCCCCGTACTCGATACGGGGCGGAAATCCACCCCCACAACCCGCGACGACCGGTGTAGGGGCAACCCTTGTGGTTGCCCGTTCGCGATTCCCGTGTGCCCATGGGATTGCGTCATGCCGCCGGCGCCGGACTCCCTTCGATTCGCCACGGCGGTCCGGTGCCCATTCCCTCGACAAATCCTCTGCGCAACAACTCCATCATTCCCGCGGAGGCGGGAATCCACCCCCCCAACCGGCGACGACCGGTGTAGGGGCAACCCTTGTGGTTGCCCGTTCGCAGTCCCCGTGTACCAATGCGGCCGCGGCGCCACGGCGCTCCGGTCCCCTCTCCCATGGGGAGAGGGCGAGGGTGAGGGGACGGATGACCTACCCCATGCCCGTCCGCACATCATGAGCGACCCGGCCACTCACCAGCCCTTCGCCCCCGCGCTCCACGCTGCCCGCGTCCGCGAAATCCTGGGCCGCGCCTGGAGCTGCCGCGTCGTCGTGCTGGGCGACATGATGCTCGACGAGCACATCGTCGGCCGGGCGCAGGCGGTGGCGCGCGAGGCCCCGGTCCTCATCGTCGAGCAAGAGTCTCGCTACGCCGTGCCCGGCGGGGCGACCAACGTCGCCGCCAATCTGCGGGCCCTTGCGTGCGACGTGAGCGTCTGCGGCGTGGTCGGCGACGACGCCGCCGGCACGGCGCTCCGCAGGCAGCTCAACGATCGCGGCATTGGCGCGGAGGGTCTCATCGCCGACGCCTCGCGAACCACGTCGATCAAGCTGCGCATCTGGGCCGGCGGCGACCGCCAGCGGCCGCAGCACATGGTGTCGCGCGTCGACACCGTGGACCGGCGTGACCTGGACGCCGCGGTCGCGGCGGAACTCATCGCCTATCTGGAGCGATCGATCCCCACCGCCGACGCCCTGCTCATTTCCGACTATTGGAACGGCGTGGTTGGGTCGGAGGTCGTCGCGGCGGCGCTGCCGCTCGCGCGCAAGCACGGCTTGATCATCGCCGTGGACGCCCACGGCGGCCTCGCGCGGTTTCAGGGCGCCCACGTGGTCACGCCCAATCAGCCCGAAGCCGAGGCCGAGCTTGGCTACGCTCTCGCCTCGCCCGAGGTGACCTGCCGGGGCGCGGCCGAGCTGCGCCAGCGGCTGGAATCGCGGGGCGTGATCATCACGCTCGGCGCCGCCGGCATGGTGGCGGCCGCCCAGGACGCCGACCCGGTGCTCATTCCCGCAGCGCCGCAGGCCCGAGTCACGGACCCCACCGGCGCCGGCGACACCGTGGCGGCGGCGGTCACCGCCGGCCTGCTGGGCGGCGGCTCGATCCTGGAAGCCGCTCTGCTCGGTGAGCTTGCCGCGCGAATCGTGATCCGCCGGCTCGGCGTGGCCGTGGCGCCGACGGAGGCCATCCTGGCCGAAGTGGGCGCGGCCAATGGCTGACGTGGCGTCGCCGACCCCGGACACCTTCGACCAAGTCCTCGACGCCGCCCGCTCCCAGCGCCGGACCATCGTCCTCACCAACGGCTGCTTCGACGTGATGCACGCCGGGCATGCCGCCGTCCTCCGCGCGGCAGCCGCCCACGGCGACTTCCTGGCCGTGGGAGTCAACGACGACGCGGGCGTGCGGGCCCTCAAGGGTCCCGAGCGCCCCCTGGCGCCGCTCGCCGATCGTCTGGCGCTCGTCGCGGCCCTCCGTTGGGTCGATGCCATCACCGTCCTGGAAGAATCCACCGCCGATGCGCTCATTCGGCGGGTGCGCCCGCATGTTTATGTCAAGGGCGCCGACTATGACGCCAGCGCCGGCGGCCGCGAGCTGCCCGAGGCGGCCACGCTTCGCGCCCTCGACGTGCGCGTCGTCTACGTCCCGCTGCTGGGCGGACGATCGACCAGCCGTTTGGTCGAGCGACTGCGTCAGGAGTCGTGACCGAATCCACCGGACGGCGAATCGCCATCGCCGCCCTCCTCATCGCCGGCGGCAACATCCTCAGCCGGCTGCTGGGATTAGTTCGCGAGCCCGTCATTGCCGCCCTCTTCGGTGTAAGCGGCACCACGGACGCCTGGGAAGTGGCGACTCGCATCCCGCAATCGATCCACGAGCTGGTCATCGGCGGCATGGTGTCCGGCGCGCTCATTCCCGTCCTGAGCGAGCTTGCCGACGACGAGCAGGCCCTGCGCCGCACCTTCTCAACCGTTGCCGCTATGGTGGTCGCCGTCGCCGGGACGGCCACCGTTGTCCTGGTGCTGCTGGCCGAGCCGCTGGTGGACCTCGCCGCCATCGGCCTGCCGCCGGAAACGCGCGAGCTCGCCGTCACGCTCACCCGCATCACCCTGCCGTCGCTGCTCTTCCTCGGCATCTCCGCCGTCACCACAGCTCGCCTGTACGCCCGCGACCGCTACGCCTTCCCCGCCTTCAGCACCGCTTCGCTCAACGGCACCCTCATCGTGTTCGCCCTCGCGCTCACGCCCGTCGTCGGGCCGCCGGGTGTGGCGCTCGGCTATCTGGCTGGTGCGGCCATGCACCTCCTGATTCAGATTCCCGCCCTGGTGCGCGACCGCGCGCGCCTTTCGCCACCTGCCTGGCTCAGCGACGCGAAGTTCCACCGGATCCTGCGACTCTATGCGCCGATCGCCGCCGGCCTGGTCGTGACCCAAATCCTCGTGGTGGTCGACGCCAATCTGGCCTCGCGCACCGGCGAGGGCAGCCTCGCCGCCATGCGCTTCGCCACGCGCCTGCAGCAGTTTCCGCTGGGCCTAGTGGCAACCGCGGTGTCGCTGGCGTACCTGCCAACCCTCGCTCGCGCGGCGCCCGCGTCCATTCGTGACCTTGCTTCGGCTTTGGACTTTCGCCGCCACCTCGCCATGGCCGCCAAGGTGACGACGCTCCTGATAGTCCCCATCACGGTCCTCATGACCGTGCTGAGCTCGTCCGTCATCCACGCGGTCTATGAGCGCGGCAAGTTCGACGCCCTGGCGACCGATGCGACCGGGCCGGCGTTGCTGATCTATGCCATCCAGCTCCCGCTAACGGCCCTGGACCAGATATTCATCGTGGCGTTCTACGCCATGCGCAACACGATCACGCCCGTCGCCGTGGGCATCGTCGGCGGCGGGGTGTATCTCGCCACCGCCCTGTCGCTGGTTGAACCGCTCGGCATGCTCGGACTCGTCACCGCCAACACCGTCCAGAACAGCTTTCACGGACTGGTCCTGGGTCTCGGGCTCTGGTGGCTCATGCGAGGCACGATCCAGCGCGGCAGTTGGATCTTTGCCATCAAGGTCGCGCTGGCCGGCGGCGTCATGGCGCTGGTCGCGCTCGGATTGCGCGAGGCCCTGATCGCCGGTCTCGAAGTCGACGGCCGCGGGGGCTGGCTCACCCTCCTGCTGGCCGGCGGCGGATCCTTCGCGGTGTATCTCGCGGCACTCGTCCTGTTTCGCGTGGAAGAGCTCGGCCACCTGCGGTCCCTCGTCCATCAAGCGCTCGCCCGCGTCCGAAACCGCGCCGCGTAGCGCTGCGGTTCGGAGATGAGTCGCTTCGGTCGGCGTCGCCTGATTCTTGCGCATCGCCTCGGCGGTCCGGTCCCCTCTCCCAGCAGAAGAGAGTTAGGGTGAGGGAGTACGTCCTGTCCCCGCCGCACTCACGGGCCATCCGGCCCCCTCTCCCTTGAAGAGACCCTTGCGCAATCCCTTCGCTGGATAGCGGAGAGCAGGTCCGGTCCCCTCTCGCTCGATGGGAGAGGGATAGGGTGAGGGGTTCCGGCGGTCGCGTGCCCACTAGAGCCGAGTCACTCACGATGCACGATTCCACCGCGGCGCCATCTCCCGCTACCATCCGCCTAGTCCCACTCGCGCCTGGACACCCTGGCGAAGCCTCTCCAATGCAGATTGGAGACCGAGTCCGGTCCCCTCTCCCTTGGGAGAGGGATAGGGTGAGGGGTTTCGGCGGGCGCGTGCCCACTGCCGTCGAGTCACTCACGATGCACGATTCCACCGAGGCGCCATCTCCCGTTACCATCCGCCCAGTCCCATTCGCGCCTGGACACCCTGGCGAAGCCTCTCCAATGCAGATTGGAGGCCGAGTCCGGTCCCCTCTCTCTTGATGGGAGAGGGTTAGGGTGAGGGTGATCCCAGACGTGGACGCGGGATGTCGACTATTGATGCAAGAGTCTCCGCCTGGAGGTGCCGCGTGCCCGTGATGACCGGATCCGACGCCGTTGTACAGAGCCTGATCGCCGAGGGCATCGACCTCGTCTTCGGGATACCCGGCTACCACTCCGAGCACCTCTATGGCCGCCTCATGCAGCAGGACCGCATCCGCCACGTGCTGGTGCGCCACGAGCAGGGCGCGGGCTTCATGGCCATTGGCGTCGCCCGCGTAACCGGCAAACCTGCCTGCGTGCTGAGCACGGCGGGTCCGGGCGCGCTCAACGTCGCCACGCCCATGGGCGAGGCCTACGGCGACGGCGTCCCCCTGCTCAACATCATGGCCGAGGACCTCTCGCCCTATCTCTACCAGGACAAGGGACTGGTCCACGAGAGCAAGGACCAGTTCGGCGTCTTCAGCCGCCTCTCGCAGTGGGCCCGGCAGGCCATGTCCCCCGGTGAGATTCCCGGGGCCATCCACGAAGCAATGCGCCGCATGGAAGTCAACCGACCCCGGCCCACGGTGGTCGAAATTCCGCTCGACGTGTTTCAGGGCGACGGACCGGTCGAGATTCTCGAGCGCGAGACCTGGGCCCGCCCGGCCGGCGACTTGGGCGACATCGAGCGCGCCGCCGCGCTGCTGCGCGACGCCGAACGACCGCTCA from Chloroflexota bacterium includes the following:
- a CDS encoding thiamine pyrophosphate-dependent enzyme, producing MAVATLPTVKDFAVTDSHPDWCGGCGDFGILNAVKQALAQRGRAPHDVMVVSGIGCSGKLPHYVRTYGLHTLHGRVLNVATGVKLANSDLEVLAVGGDGDGYGIGAGYFVNSGRRNVDFTYLVHNNGVYGLTKGQASPTMQRGMQVKSMPEPAIIDAVNPIGLAISSGYTFIARGYAMAQRELVGLIVQAMEHRGTALIDILQPCPVYNDLLTIDFFRGRDIGHPRSYSLADEGYDGKVHDPSNIDEIVAKQQAALAKSYEWGDRIPIGVLYQIDLPTFEDGVTSRRPEFETTSLMDGARPGVDVSSLEDRFR
- a CDS encoding 2-oxoacid:acceptor oxidoreductase subunit alpha, whose amino-acid sequence is MVGGPAGSGVNPASEIFMKACSRAGLFVFTNVEYHSNIHGRHIFFRIRTADEPITSHVERVDVLLALDSETIYGTDPHQDYQSHKGHLHEVVPGGAIVVDAKVGITTETLGRDDVRLLSLPYDDIVRSAVEEHGLEYNARRHAVMANMVPLGACCALLDFDVDRVIPIVAERLPERHQNLVPINRSVLQHAWEAAHDILGDAGFSQTLHPCDDQPARMLVAGHEAIGIAKLHAGCAFQTYYPIAPASDESVYLEALQADWPIVVLQAEDEVASMNMAVGAAHAGVRASTSTAGPGFTLMAEGMGFASITEAPGPVVVLYQRGGPSTGLPTRNSQQDLRFALQPAHGEFPHIVVAPGDVEEAAQYTHLAFNWGDRYQVPVVVLADKFIANSHFTVDSLGLKGLPVDRGAVWTGDVNGAEPYRRHQLTASGVSPRAVPGTPGGEFVTTSDEHTERGRIEEDIDNRIEQMDKRMQKLDIMLDEIPESQQFTLHGSDDADLTIVSWGSTRCPIRDAIRQIERESDITVNNLQIRLLRPFPAEAVREILERANRLLLLEDNYAGQLGLLIAEQTGIQIEEKALKYTGRPFSQDEVAEAIRRQAPMPAAVAAAAHGS
- the sucD gene encoding succinate--CoA ligase subunit alpha, whose translation is MSILLDATARVVVQGITGRQGTFHAQRMAEAGTAVVAGVTPGRAGAAVDGLSDVPVFNTMAEAVSDTGANAACIFVPPPFAADAILEDIVAGMELIVCITEGIPTIDMLRVMPVLRASASRLIGPNCPGIAVPGANVKVGIMPWEIHAPGRVGVVSRSGTLTYEVVQHLTDSGLGQSAAVGIGGDPIIGTRFTDVLELFEQDDETDGIVLLGEIGGGDEEQAARFISERVTKPVSAFIAGKTAPPERRMGHAGAIVSGSEGTAAGKEAALREAGVRVGDTPREAVELLAAELR
- the sucC gene encoding ADP-forming succinate--CoA ligase subunit beta, which gives rise to MKVHESDARRIFADRGLPVPPSRVATTPDEAAAAAAEFDGLVVVKALVLAGGRGKAGGVKLADGPESAREAAEAILGIEIRGERVRRVLVAPAVDIDREIYLGVTIDRERQSAVVMASASGGIDIEEIAAATPEAIQRIEFDVARGVEAWQARGVGFALGLGGRQVLSFVRILDGLVRVFVECDASLAEVNPLVVSPDGKLWAIDAKLNIDDNALGRRPELEQLRDAEAEEPAEARARDAGISYIKLDGDIGCMVNGAGLAMATMDVVKHYGGEPANFLDVGGGAGAERVSAAFAIILDDPNVRAVFVNIFGGITRADEVARGVLAARESMPRAVPLVVRLMGTNEAEGLRLLADAGIQAERSMDAAARLAVEAVR
- the ndk gene encoding nucleoside-diphosphate kinase, encoding MERTLVLLKPDALQRAIGMELLARFERRGLRFVGLKLVQIEESLARRHYAVHEGKFFFDDLVQHLTSAPVVAAVLQGPEAIQVVRAIVGATRPHEAAAGTIRGDYALAGLRNLIHASDAPETAREEIELHFDPQELVEYSRGLDAWIVEDAAE
- a CDS encoding tetratricopeptide repeat protein, which encodes MRPSEVIEQARQAFREGASDRAVELAEHVIARYPRHASARLVRALKAEVDGELDQALEDLRFVTSAEPLNARAAAATARIFKQRDDDARAQDEARRVVELVPDVSDNASLESALDILGVDADALPMTPGVFARVHLRSGWPGSAERYARRALDEEPDRIDIRLTLAEALWQLNRLSQCEEQCTIIFDRANDCVRAAVMLAHVLAERGRMAEGQDLLGRAGEIDPEYLEARQMLAQLEIHRLVLPDVPQIDVPASIRPTDGAPESAATPSATPDHQAPTTAEQAADDGPPMPDGDSEAEPAAAPDGAAFTQIDWARELIRREDWREAERVLREIVEDDGLPAANVDALLEEAAGRPAFAATGWQLLGDFRMRTRRPQAAAEAYLRAADSPEAADV